Below is a window of Syngnathus acus chromosome 8, fSynAcu1.2, whole genome shotgun sequence DNA.
ttattattggcaAGTCTTTAACATTGGAtatttttctattattattattattattattattattcttgttattcttgttattattattattattattgacaaTTCTTTAACATTAGATATTtttcctaaataaaaaaaaatcttacacGGGAAAGCTCAGTCACATGGTTCAGACGTTCACGAGCCACTTGCACTTCCTTAGTGTCCAGCGCCTCTCGCAGAGCCTGCTGAGCCAGGTGAGTGTCCAGCTCCAGCCTCACCCAGGCCTGGCAATACTGGGACACAAAGTCCCGCTCATACGTCCAGAAGTGAACTAGATATAGGGAGAGATGAAAAAAGCCACAAGATAATTCTCTTTAGTTCTTAAGGATTCGTCAAGTTGGCTTTTGAACCCACCCAGCTCAAAGATCTGGAGAGGCATGGTCAGGCCGGGCTCTTTGGTTCCTAATAGAGGCCAGTAGCTGGAGCTAAAGTCTTCACTTGGAGGGAGAAGGAGCAGCATGGACACTTTGTCTCCTAACTGCAGCAACTCTCTGGTATATATGCCGTACTGATAAGCCTGTCAGACACATAAAGCCATACTCGTATctacaaaaaaacactcttgCTCCAAACTACATTCTATTAATCACTTGTGAGTTCTATGGGTCTATCAATCTCATGTTAAAGGTCAAAGgttaaaatggatggattgtttACCCTGTAGAGGGGGATGTTGAGCTTTGTCAGAAGATGTGAGACTGCTGCTCTCAGGGCTCTGATAAACTCCACCAGACTGTTATTTTCCACCAAGGTGTCATCCATGGTACCCAGAAGATTCTGAACACCATCACTGGTCGTTTCATAAACATTACTCTGGAGCCACGCCCACTCTTCTCtattacaaacacaaaaagttaTTATGAAATGAACGAAAAGTTGCAGAGACCCTCAAGTCTGAtaacaaattttgcatcaacAAAATTAGTGATAATGAATTACCAGAGCATATTTAGCAGGATCTTTTTACAAACACCTGACTCTCCAATAACACCAGCTTGGTCTATTATAATCTTGAGAGCATTTGATTataaaattgattaaaaaatgatgaattcACAATCATAATTGAATGAGTTTTACCTGGTGACGTGGGCATTGTGTCTGACCCTTGAGTAACAAAGTAAATTGGGCAGTCTTTGAGGAACCAGAACTCTGATTTGGTCCACTGAGCTCCATAGTTTCAGTATGCCCACATACAGACCCGATTTGGCCCACTGATTGCTGTGCCTGTGGTAGTTTAACTTCTCCTGGGAACAAAATGGAGATAAATTATTGGGTGCATTCAAGAGTTTTGTAGCTGGCGTCAAAGGCAACTCTCATTTAATtgcttcatttatttcaagttttaataaaGTTGGAAAGAACAATAAAGAAAGACATGGTGTTAAATAAGTTATATTTTGATTTCCAGTAGGTTAAAACATGATTGAAGTTATTTTTGTTCCGCATGTATATGTTGTCAAGGGACACAGTTAATTGACGTACCGAAAGAACGTGTTGAGATTTGTGTGCACTTTTTATTCAAAGGTAAATATTGTGCTATTTGATTATGTGAAtcctcttgattttttttagctgagTTTGTATGGCCTCTTTTCCAGTGTTAGTCTTTTTTAGCTTATCTATAAAACTGGAGCCAGGCGAACAGCGTTTTAGTGGACAAAAATGGCCGTCGTTGGAGAGACGCTAATCTGCTTGCTAAgtgcccttgagcaaggcaCCGTCACCATACCGCATCTTAAAAAGTGTAGAaccttctttttttacttagaGGGCCCAATTTTGTAGACAAAACACATAATCATTATATTAAGATTACACAATAACAATTTTCAGTAGTGTGTGAGTTGAATTTCCCCTTGAGGGATCATGCCGAATCAGTTTGTGGAAAACATTGCTCAATTCTACAAGTTGGAATATTTCTGTACACCTGCCAAAtgggatgaaaagaaaatgctgtttaaaaaaataaatatagctttttttttttattacttgaAATAGCCAAAGGCTGAATATGAATATTTACAGGATGAATTGTTAGTCTGTCTCTATCACAttcttcatttctttctttcttttttttttttttttttagccaaacAAGCCTCACCCTCAGGTCTGCATACAGCATATCCATAGCGGTGGGTTCAGGCAGCAGAGGAGCTCTGCTACGGTTTTTCTCCAGGCGAGCCAGGGGCATCCATTGCAGTGGAGGCTCAGGAGGGcttgaatgaaagaaaaccaaaaacttCAATGTATTAAAGGTAACCACACCCTGATTGCATAACTCTACTCAAAGTATAATATCTGAGCATTACTACGATATGCTGCTTTATAGTCTTCAACGTATTTCATATTACAGCTCAACAAAAGTGCCTCAACATTTATGCTATCTCCAAATGATCTTCTCACCTGCTAGCATTTGGGAATTCCTTTAATGTCACAAGTAAAATGTTGCCCTGTCGGTCTTTGAGTGGTTCATAATACACTTGGCCAAGGTCCATCGTCCCCAATGAAGACTGCAAAAGCAAAGAGGTGCGCCGAACATGAGCGTGAAAATATCGTATGTTACAATTGGGAATTAATTAGCACGAAAGAGAGAATAGCCAAGGGTAGTGAAGTGAGGCTGTATCATCAGAAGATGTGCTCATAAGCAATTAAAATAGCAATCAACCTATTTGAATTCTTCTTATTCTACAGCGTTGGCCATTAAACTTCCCACCTGCAGTTGCGAGACggcttttaaaatattgtgcCTGCTCTGTAGGAGGGACGAGGGAGACGAATGAGCCGAGGAGAGTGCTTGCTGGAGCCGAGGCACTTGCTGCCATGCACAGGATAACTGTAGGAAATAGATGGCATTCCAAAATTGCAGTTTGTGCACGGCGTTGAATAACGTACATATTGAATAATTGATAAGAAAGAATGTATATTGACGAGCCCACAACATTAGTACGAGGCAGTTAAAAGAGCAATGGTTGGTTTTGCATGACACAGTCGTATATTTAAGAATACATTTTGCGGTTGCAATCTGCAGTCTTTAATTACTTCATCTACACAGCTCTCAATTAAACCGTTTCACAGCACTGCACTTGCAACGCAAAATTAAACACATATTTAAATTAATCCCTCTCTGAAAgtgcaatcaaaactgaacattATTTCACACTCTTAAGGTgagttggttttgtttgttaattAGTCAGAATGCttgcacaaaacacacacacaccaattcCCATGGAACTTTGTGAGTGGGtggtgaaaataaacataaaaatgtggAAGCAGGAGTTTTCCATCTCCgaacatacaaataaaataacaaaatatgatttactattttttttttgtcagaaaaCCGACAGAATATTTTATATAGCGCTAgctattttatatttctcaTCAAGTTGTGTCTGTGGTCGTAATATTGTGGGTGATATATGTTCATGGGTGAGTTCACCTtggaaaaccaaacaaagtTGTGAGCGAGAGTGGTTGAGCAGCACTGGAACTCCACCAGTGGGAGTTGATCTTCAGCTGTCACCAAGATGTTCTCCTTGTGGTAAAACACAGTTGCCAAGTACGCGCCCCTAAAATTAGAGAATAACTGAGAAAGTGACGGCTATATCTGAAATTTTGCAGGCAATCTATCAAGCATTGATGAACCTCATGAGGTCCCCAATTGTGGTTTAGTGAGTCTGTCGTCATGACAACCGCCAGTCTTGATGAATGTACTATTACCCAAAGTGACTCAGCAAAAGAATCTCAATGTAATATTTGATTCAACTCTCTCCTCAGTATTACCAGaactgggttttttttccccttcatctCTGCATTATTGATAAATTCTTGGGTTACCTCTGTAAGAGACGAACAAACTTGGTTGCAGAATGGAACAGTTGTTTGATGCCTCGAGACATCGAGAGACGCTTGCTGGGACTTTGGGATATCGGGTTCTCTGTAAAATAGCACAGATGGGAGTGACTGTCACAATATCTAAAATGTACCCGCAAATATGTGTTAAGCTTACCTTTGTAGTATCCTCTGTTGTGAGGTTCTCCGGCATCTTCCAGAAGCTTCCTTACTAGGGCTTCATGGTTTCTGTATTGGGACTTCACACCATCGCACTCTCTCCAACCTATAAGCAACAAAAAAGTACAACatgatttaaatgtttaaaaaaaaaaaaaaattgagagaggaagtaaaaatgaaaatactgcATTTggacaggggtgtgtagactttttatatccactgtaaCTTTTTGCTAGATGAGGATTTAACCAAATTATTTATCACCATATCACTTTGTGTCATATTTTCTCAGTAGGAGGCGAAAATGATTGCCAAGGATGAATTCAATCTCACAGCAGCAATGCCACAAAGCTCACGGCAACATCTTTTAAGCCTCtgcattttaaataattcagTCATCTACCCGCTATGAATTGATCTGTTAAATCAAGACTGATAGCGAATCgagccttttttaaaaaaaaaaatgttcatcaaGGTTAAACATACTTACTGGAAGGAGCGCCACTGACTGGAGTGGAACACTGAGTCGGGCCCCATCCTTTCACATTGTAGGCGCTCGCTCTGACAAAATAATGCACTCCCTGCATTGGAATAAACTCCAAATTATTACACACAATTATTACCAAATCGAGATTTGATATCTTACAGTATTGAGTTCCCGGATCGTGTAGGATGGATTTTTGGTCTCTGTAACTTGGGCTGAGCCAAGGATGCGCTTGAAGCTTGCTGAAGTGCTCCATTCCACTGCGAAGCCAAAACagattattcttattattctaattatttttcttttttcaaataccTTACCCTTGTAGCAGGTGATGAGCCCCACGTTGTCACCTTCGACCTCTTTGATTGCCACAAACAGAGAAGATGTGCTGGTCACCACAATGGAGACTTGAGAAGGAGGATGTGGCAGTTCTGGATCGAATATTTGAAACAAGacaatttcaagttttaaacGAGCAGTATTAAAACGGTGTAATTCTCTTCGGGGCGTTCTTATTAAAATAGTTCTTGTTAAATTGTTGACCCTGTTGTTCAAATGTCTACTTAACAAAATAAGACGTATTGTtcaagcttaaaaaaaaaacacaccactgGGAGCTTCATGGACTCCGGCCAAGTCGACTCAGCACCTCGAGCCAAAAATAAGGCCCTGAATATTAATTGGCACCGCATAAGATGGTCTATTGGGGGATTGCTATGATTAAACAACCCACAATATTATTACGGTAACGTCAGCAATAGCCTCCAGGAAAATTCTGCGGTTGGATCAGGTTTCACTatcttgaatatttttttaacgagAGTCaggggaatattttttttttttgaattttagaAATTGTTATTCTGGCCAGGGAATTACATAatatgagagaaaaaaaaatattataatgCCTAAAATGCTCAGCGGACCACGAACTGACCTGTGTGGTGGAAATTCTCCTTCATGCGGCAGTAAAGTTGCAATCTGAGGCTCCAGAGTCTGACTTGTCTGTGGACTTCAGCCTGTGCATGAGCGCCTGCTCCGGCCTTCTTCAACAACTCCTCCTTCCTCTCATCCACCTTCTCTTTCGCCAACGTCACGAGATCATCAAGCTTAAGTGCCCATTCTTCCGGTCTGCATACTAGCAAGGAGAACATCAAGTACAGattcttttccatttgaatTTTTGCTAGTTTGGGATTTCGCCATGAAGATATTGAATCATGTACTTACAAGTGGGATTCTGCCTAGCTCCAGCCTTTACCAGAACGTGGAGCAGAGGTGAATTATGGGTCAGGGCGGCCACATCCAGAGGAACAAGACCCTGTTCGCTCACTCTGTTCACCCCCCTCTCCCGTTCTTTCACCCAgtctctgtctttcttttctaCTCTCTCCCACAGgattcctccccctcctcctccaccaccaccacctcctccgcctccaTAGCTATTGTGGATTCGGGACAGAAGACTTTGTACTGCCAATGTGTCTTCGTTCTCCACCGCATCCCACAAGGTCGTGTACTAATGGAAGATGGTGAGGTATGTAGGTGACGAGGTAAggtgaaaagattttgaacGATGGCCATAGGATAAATCTTACCACATCAGCAGATTTTCCAAGGTTCTTGGGTGCGTCAGGTCTCTCGTCGATAGATGACTCTCCTCCCCTTAACCGGACCGACAGGTTTCTATAGATCCGCTTGGGTGAGACGGGACCCAAAGAGCGCCGGCGATGGGGTGGGTTCCTCATGGATACAGACATGacaaaagaggaggagaaggggaACAGAAAGATAGAATGTGGGAAGATGGCTGAGTGACAGATCAATTTTTAGTTCATAGTTGAGAATGGTGTTGTCAGGACCCCCATTAAAGGACGTGAGGGGGGGAGACAGGATGAAGAAGTGAGTACAAGTGAGAAAAAGAATCTTAGGGAGAACAACAAAAGGGCAAGTGCGTGGAAAAGgggtaagaaataaaaagaggaagaatACAAATGAGAATATACAGTCAGCCTCGGAATCATCAATCATAAAATCAATTTCGCCCAAAATCACATTAGCTCACAAAGTAAACGAGCGCATCGAGCTCAAGTCAACCGTATTGCGTATGAAGAAGTCCTCAATCAAATTCTGTCAGGTACATATTGTAGCAATATtccaatctaaaaaaaaaaaaaaaaagtattttgagaGATAATATACATCATGAATAGAAAAGAATACATTGTTTTGAATAATTACACTACGCTAGTtagcgttttgttttttccagtcATTAATAGTCACACTTGTCATTCATATGAGTTGaattaattgaattaattaattagagtttgtttctcttgtGTAAAATCTCATCTGGGTTTGTGTAATCCGAGGACAGAATATGAAGGTTCTCGCCCCCATGACGCCCCCACGATAGACAGTACCAGCAACTGCCAGAATGTGGGCATGTGACGGCAAAGGGCGATAACAACAACCAGTGTTATTGGTATAATTACCTCCgtttatttattatgcatGACATCAGCTCGAAAGTGCTGACGAGGCAAGTGAGAGCGGGGGAATAGCTTTGAGGCATTACAGATAAGTGAAGGCAAAAGcatctggggaaaaaaagatgtaagCATATTGTGCTTCAGTATCGCAGCCTGTCTacttcggaaaaaaaaaaaagagcaatgaCTCACGACAAATATGTATCATGAGGGTTTTGTGGTTTTGCATGTGAAGGTCTCAGCTAGTGGTGACAGACGTTTGTATCTTTTCCGTCTTAGCTGTGGCTTACATGTTAAATGGGCTGTTTTTCATCTTTATAATTCATTCCCGCatgcattattttatgttatgtAAGAATGAAGGAATGAAAGAATATATGAATGAAATTTGAGGACATTAATCATGTAAAGTGAACTTGATGATTTATCATATTGGACGTCATTAGATTGTTTCCTGTTCACACATAACAGAAGCAGGGTGTTTTTCAttgtgttccttttttttgtgaactAGGTGAACCAAAATCAAGGCCCATTtagcaaaataatataaactttcaaaagagagagagaaaaaaagaaaacaagaaataattgaaaatgcacaaaagaTTGAATTGCCACACTTACCTTCTCATCATTTATATTCCAAATTGCTCTTTCAGTGTGATCCTTTTTTTAGTAATAACCATCTTTAGATCAGATATAATCCACTGACGTCAATTCAGTACTTTCCCGCTCTGTGGGTGAGATGGACCTGATGCATTTCAGTGGTGAGAGCAGACTCCTATGACCCTCCTCTCCGATGGGCCGGCTGGCCCTCCTCCGACTCACTTGATGTCAGCTACTCTGTGTTAAACGTCAGATTGTgtaattattgtttatttatcgTTCGCAATTTGAATCGGAAATATTGatgttaaacaaaaaaatacaatcaatcGTCGGTGGAAACAATGCAGCCAAAAAAATGCGGGGTTTACGTGACAAAATGTATTGAGGGTGGCTGGAAAGAGATGAAAGACGTCTTGCACAACAGGAAGTGGCTCACATCAATTGCACGTAactttgcacatttgtttgcatgaTGGCTGCAGGCTTTGTTGGCCTCATAACTTATTTCTATCACCATAGCCACAGGCTGATGCATCTACTCTGTTCAAGCACAATAAATATAGTCTCATATAGAGTTTTGAAATAGTCCCACATTATCTGCTGACACTTCCTGCGCAATAACAATGCATTCAGAGAGGTTGCATATTTTTCATGTGATGGAAAGAAGCTTTCACaaccacaacaaaaatgataGTCTGCGATACTTTATTTTCAAGAACCTAATTACTACCATAATAAGCTTAATTGTTCCAGTTCATATTCTAAAATAATGGAGTtggtattatttttaattacacaTTAGTGACTGTTCCAATATAGATATAAGAGAATGTGAAGTAACTGTGGCAGAGAAGTACAACATGATTTTGGGTTTTTGTACTTCAATCTCGGAAACTATTTACACTACTTGTTATAAATTTTAAGTCTTTGTTAAAGGGATGGCcctataaaaatatttcaattggTATTTACATGTACGAGCAGTTTTTGTCACTAATattcatataaataaagtttcaggttaaaaaataattagccTGTTGCCTTCTAGGTGTTAGCTaactagcattagcattattCTAAAGGAATTGTGCTGCTGTTACAGAAAGGTAATGTTTTTGAAtagtttaaatataaaaaaaagtgcagcaaGTTAGACATTGGTGGCCCTGCTGAAATTGCAACAATTATTTTCAAGATcatgttgtgttttgtttctgtaCGTGATTTAGAATGTGATAGCACCAAAATGGCAAGCAAGGAGATAATATATGACAAGATTCACTTCAGGCATGACCCAAGATGGAGTGGGCGCCTGGGGCCTGCAGATGGAGGGGGGCTGCTTCTCTGCATGGCTTGCGTGATTGAAATGCTGGAAAGTGATGAGATTTCCGTGAGtaatattacattttgttgtttttgaaaaatagcaTTGTGACAAGATTCAGCAACAATCTGTTGAAATGCTATAAACTtcaataaaactcaccataaattttgaaaagaaatgttccTCTCCTGTTTATGAAACAAATCTTTTTCTGACTATTTGTATCGGTAATAATTCATCCCAACCGCTTTGTGATATTTGACTTCTCCATTCCTTGCTCTGTTTTTCCACAGTCGGTCAGAAAGGCTTATGCTTTGTCCGCTGTCAGTGGGTTGTTGAAGTGTTCTCCTGGGGCTCTGAGACAATTGCTCCAGCAAGACCACCAAGTCTCCATACATTTTATTGACTCTCTACTGGGTAAGCAATATCACTGCGCAGAGGTTAAATCAAACCTAGCATCATTGTTCTATCCACAGGGATGCTTCACTCTATGGTGGACTCAGCCACTCTGGAAAAAGTGGATCAAGGTAAAGACCAAACATGATCAAACTTTTTTACATAGCTGTTTAATTGGTGTTAAGTTTTCTTCATCATTATCATTGTCTCAATCAGCTTTTATTAGTATGTTAGAGTACCGTAATtcccagactataaggcgcacctaaaaacctaaaattctctcaaaagccgacagcgcgccttatagtccggtgcgccttatatatggaccaaattcctaaatttaaactggcccgaagcattgtgtcttgaaatcaatcataagtggcccgctgaagactatgaatcatgaatcaaaaagactgtGGATCATTagtttgtgattataaagtaatttgttgcgtctgaagttgaaataaaaaagataaaatggagaatgatttgatttggattaaaaatctgacatgatgcagcaatggtgcgccttatagtccggtgcgccttatataaggacaaagttttaaaatgggccattcattgaaggtgcgccgtatagtccggaaaatacggtagtaatTGTAAAGTCAGTATACCGTAATGACACATCGTGGAAAATAAGGGACACATTATTTACGTAAATGACTTGCTATGCTAGCATAAGTGATTGTGTGTACATCTTGTTCAGTTCTAGTTCTGTTGCTAGTGGAGCTGCAGAGTGAGCTGCCGCTACATTACATTTTagatcaaataaacaaacaggtAAGAAAGCCACGTTTGGATTTAGAGTGGGTCAAATCTCCTTATGTACACATGCCACTTTTGCAACCAACTCGCACAATTGTTTAGTAAACACAACTCATGCATGTCTCCCCGTTCTGTGTAACCTTTTGGGGGAGGGAAGAATTATAGCTGACACTACTGGTGGAAAAGTTGATGacagaaatacaaaacttaTCTCATCAGAAATTTGCGTGATTAGAAACAGACAGAATGCAGGTTCCTGGAAAATGAGGCAGTATTATTTTCTGATGACACACCGATAATAAGTCGTTCAAAACTTGGTATTGATTTGAATACTCAGACCATGTCTATCTTTATATCGATTTCCTGCCGTGTTATGTGGTTTTATGGTTTCTATTGCCGCTCTAGGTGATCGACCAACTGAACGTGAAGAGCTTCTTGCCAGTGTTCAACTTCTTAGGGAG
It encodes the following:
- the LOC119125587 gene encoding ankyrin repeat and fibronectin type-III domain-containing protein 1-like is translated as MSVSMRNPPHRRRSLGPVSPKRIYRNLSVRLRGGESSIDERPDAPKNLGKSADVYTTLWDAVENEDTLAVQSLLSRIHNSYGGGGGGGGGGGGGGILWERVEKKDRDWVKERERGVNRVSEQGLVPLDVAALTHNSPLLHVLVKAGARQNPTLCRPEEWALKLDDLVTLAKEKVDERKEELLKKAGAGAHAQAEVHRQVRLWSLRLQLYCRMKENFHHTELPHPPSQVSIVVTSTSSLFVAIKEVEGDNVGLITCYKVEWSTSASFKRILGSAQVTETKNPSYTIRELNTGVHYFVRASAYNVKGWGPTQCSTPVSGAPSSWRECDGVKSQYRNHEALVRKLLEDAGEPHNRGYYKENPISQSPSKRLSMSRGIKQLFHSATKFVRLLQRGAYLATVFYHKENILVTAEDQLPLVEFQCCSTTLAHNFVWFSKLSCAWQQVPRLQQALSSAHSSPSSLLQSRHNILKAVSQLQSSLGTMDLGQVYYEPLKDRQGNILLVTLKEFPNASSPPEPPLQWMPLARLEKNRSRAPLLPEPTAMDMLYADLREKLNYHRHSNQWAKSGLYVGILKLWSSVDQIRVLVPQRLPNLLCYSRVRHNAHVTREEWAWLQSNVYETTSDGVQNLLGTMDDTLVENNSLVEFIRALRAAVSHLLTKLNIPLYRAYQYGIYTRELLQLGDKVSMLLLLPPSEDFSSSYWPLLGTKEPGLTMPLQIFELVHFWTYERDFVSQYCQAWVRLELDTHLAQQALREALDTKEVQVARERLNHVTELSRRLDVVWRDARWIMDCLQCVRSKQWVGAVPLGLVMGGDPPPCPDAEEEDERLTARLTWPLRLQSKRATTETLASMAPPNVVTAEVSSAAGNLVAVEVTPVLTEGVAKGGYPVDISQDMTNIGQSELGCASTLIESGLESPVVGPLEVGFAALDSPDPFNATELFPSSISEVIHPMEMAELVDILPTLSLIEEETPSCPSASSVMDMIQSFGLGMGDKGSCFESGNSHLMDAEQILGPNKSTSVKDTNMPSSHTTGCNLESLPEDNISLQVPSMGLKFPARNQVEWDRPFNSSS